A stretch of the Engraulis encrasicolus isolate BLACKSEA-1 chromosome 19, IST_EnEncr_1.0, whole genome shotgun sequence genome encodes the following:
- the LOC134434995 gene encoding trichohyalin-like isoform X1, which produces MEQVKKMIDQDRTLTEEEKAFMMEHVVKELSQQDKALNEYVNEMEFEEEDETVMEHVKRQLEREEICEEDKIFIMEEVKDLMKKDKAQAVQVIELCEHKTEVKEEEEPLMELNIELKDMEKAPKDNGTELTNGKEELIKENGEVDQVKSLMKIEELTAEENEFIMEQLKELVQKDNSLTNQENEFSDHKTRVEVEKSLVDKGFELEKTELNEQICDEGQEKCTGQENKFIMEPLKDLIQKEKAPTAVEPKAESKVPEQELQRLLVDKETELKDQEEKTLMEYGTDLKDIEKALEDNSNDVTKEVPTQPEKSLVEKKECMEPKVELVPVKELQDKEPEKAEEHVDYQTDIKDQEKAELTRTNKEDKLMELKTEQKDLMEEPKEQGQELIDHQDNEQRLDQEQHVEGTTEETDGQANEHERMNDTHGESETTVCETQVEDMNQIRYAVHEKLERLREELEKRQHFQDIQTKFMDILRLKMHMIAHRLDAGSENNTEMQRMEAQMADKIADLERLKKGTVPTSKGMQETPGAGTEEGHEGKIEQIESVIAGVQVEVVKEKLRMAEHTIAEQQRQICVLERTAAEFMIMYKEMQKDKEEAQRHREEQDQRILQLQTLAAHLMTKMTEMERHSNEATQRREEFENTTEATERMIEDYDLRQGEHQLAMVMLDGANILNEEDGENKEKIKTPCLDLEDMRRDIWVAGDQATPGVTLVSLDQTSLTSGGQEDPLPWFSLDTVISCSSTNAEVEKMSMELEREEQKHMEKEDNEEKVIEMEKEQTKKVEPADQRKKWTGVGLETNDQREQQGEVEIEVMEEANILSEKEERKNYKVEIKTTLEDIRRDIWVTGDQATPGVTLVSLDQASPTSGQGDTLPWFTSNAVISWGSTNVEVEKRSVELEKKELNNVQKEFKEEKEVIEMEKKQTKKVEPADQRKEWTEVGQETNYQGEEQGEVETEVMEEANILSEKEDGEKDKEEIKTTLEDIRRDIWVAGEQATPGVTLVSLDQASPTSGGKGDTLPWFTLDTVMIWNEGTELDEETTDKGEDQGTPGVTQLSVGQDSPTSGKGDTLPWFTLDTVISWKSTNAEVEKRSMALERKEVNNVGKQEKKEKQKEQTKLHEVIEKVTKAMEAKGEQDIALAEHKNDDKMTSHCDDEKHQKIIPLTGNHQKLIQQMTRELKNDRKLMTETSTNTLLGWGDPHFFRPEDYGMDTAAEGERRVGQPESHQGKKKKKKKSVLKWLKKRLCFK; this is translated from the exons TGAATATGTAAACGAAATGGAATTTGAGGAAGAAGATGAAACGGTGATGGAACACGTAAAAAGGCAGCTGGAGCGAGAAGAGATTTGTGAAGAGGATAAAATATTTATCATGGAAGAGGTTAAGGATCTTATGAAGAAAGACAAAGCACAAGCAGTGCAGGTGATAGAACTATGTGAGCACAAAACTGAagtaaaggaagaggaagagcccCTTATGGAACTGAACATAGAACTAAAGGACATGGAAAAAGCACCGAAGGACAATGGAACTGAACTGACAAACGGAAAAGAAGAACTGATTAAAGAGAACGGAGAAGTGGACCAGGTAAAAAGTCTGATGAAGATTGAAGAATTGACAGCAGAGGAAAATGAATTCATCATGGAGCAGTTAAAAGAACTTGTGCAAAAAGACAACTCCCTGACTAATCAAGAAAATGAATTCTCTGATCACAAAACCAGAGTGGAAGTCGAAAAGTCACTGGTGGACAAGGGATTTGAACTGGAAAAAACAGAACTGAATGAACAGATATGTGATGAGGGACAAGAAAAATGTACAGGACAGGAAAATAAATTCATCATGGAGCCATTAAAAGATCTGATCCAGAAAGAGAAAGCCCCCACTGCAGTGGAACCCAAAGCAGAATCGAAGGTACCTGAGCAAGAGCTGCAAAGACTTCTTGTGGATAAAGAAACAGAACTCAAGGACCAAGAGGAAAAAACCCTTATGGAATATGGCACAGATCTAAAGGACATAGAAAAAGCACTGGAAGACAATAGTAATGATGTAACGAAAGAAGTCCCCACCCAACCAGAGAAATCACTTGTGGAAAAGAAAGAATGTATGGAACCCAAAGTCGAACTGGTGCCGGTGAAAGAACTGCAAGACAAAGAACCAGAAAAGGCAGAAGAACACGTGGATTATCAAACAGATATCAAGGACCAGGAAAAAGCTGAATTGACCAGGACCAACAAGGAAGACAAATTGATGGAGCTGAAAACAGAGCAGAAAGATCTCATGGAAGAACCCAAGGAACAGGGACAAGAGTTGATAGACCACCAGGATAATGAACAGCGTTTGGATCAAGAGCAGCATGTGGAAGGAACAACCGAGGAGACTGACGGGCAAGCAAATGAGCATGAGAGAATGAATGACACACATGGCGAGAGTGAGACGACAGTCTGTGAGACACAAGTTGAGGATATGAATCAGATTAGGTACGCAGTGCACGAGAAACTGGAACGGCTCAGAGAAGAGCTAGAAAAGCGCCAACATTTCCAGGATATCCAGACTAAGTTCATGGATATCCTGAGACTGAAGATGCACATGATCGCACACAGACTGGACGCCGGCAGTGAAAACAACACAGAAATGCAGAGGATGGAAGCGCAAATGGCAGACAAGATAGCAGACTTGGAGAGACTGAAGAAGGGCACCGTACCAACAAGTAAAGGGATGCAAGAAACACCTGGAGCTGGGACAGAAGAAGGCCATGAAGGAAAGATCGAGCAAATAGAGAGTGTCATTGCAGGGGTACAGGTAGAAGTAGTGAAGGAGAAACTGAGAATGGCTGAGCATACCATCGCagagcagcaaagacagatatgTGTCCTGGAGAGAACAGCAGCAGAGTTCATGATAATGTACAAGGAGATGCAGAAAGACAAAGAGGAGgcccagagacacagagaggaacaGGACCAAAGGATTCTACAACTGCAGACATTGGCTGCACACTTGATGACAAAaatgacagagatggagagacacagcAATGAGGCAACACAAAGACGAGAGGAGTTTGAAAACACAACAGAGGCAACAGAGAGAATGATAGAAGACTATGATTTGAGACAAGGCGAACACCAATTGGCAATGGTGATGTTGGATGGAGCCAACATTCTTaatgaggaggatggagaaaacaaagagaaaataaagacacCCTGTTTGGACCTTGAGGACATGAGGAGAGACATCTGGGTGGCTGGGGACCAGGCCACACCTGGTGTCACTCTGGTGTCCCTGGACCAGACCAGTCTCACCTCTGGAGGACAGGAGGATCCACTGCCATG GTTCAGTTTGGATACAGTAATCAGTTGCAGCTCCACAAATGCTGAGGTGGAGAAAATGAGTATGGAgctggagagagaagagcagaaacaCATGGAAAAAGAGGACAATGAAGAGAAGGTCATAGAAATGGAGAAGGAACAGACCAAAAAAGTTGAACCGGCTGACCAGAGAAAAAAATGGACAGGAGTAGGTCTAGAAACAAATGATCAGAGAGAACAGCAGGGAGAAGTTGAGATTGAAGTAATGGAGGAAGCTAACATACTCAgtgaaaaagaggaaagaaaaaattaCAAAGTTGAAATAAAGACAACCCTTGAGGACATCAGGAGAGACATCTGGGTGACTGGGGACCAGGCCACACCTGGTGTCACTCTGGTGTCCCTGGACCAGGCCAGTCCCACCTCAGGACAGGGGGACACACTGCCATG GTTCACCTCGAATGCAGTAATCAGTTGGGGCTCCACAAATGTTGAGGTGGAGAAAAGAAGTGTGGAACTGGAGAAAAAAGAGCTGAACAATGTGCAAAAAGAGTtcaaggaagagaaagaagtcATAGAAATGGAGAAGAAACAGACCAAAAAAGTTGAACCGGCTGACCAGAGAAAAGAGTGGACAGAAGTAGGTCAAGAAACAAATTATCAGGGAGAAGAGCAGGGAGAAGTTGAGACTGAAGTAATGGAGGAAGCCAACATACTTAGTGAGAAGGAGGatggagaaaaagacaaagaggaaATAAAGACAACCCTTGAGGACATCAGGAGAGACATCTGGGTGGCTGGGGAGCAGGCCACACCTGGTGTCACTCTGGTGTCCCTGGACCAGGCCAGTCCCACCTCAGGAGGAAAGGGGGACACACTGCCATG GTTCACTTTGGATACAGTAATGATTTGGAACGAAGGGACAGAACTAGATGAAGAAACAACTGATAAGGGAGAAGATCAGGGCACACCTGGTGTCACTCAGCTGTCTGTGGGCCAGGACAGTCCCACCTCAGGAAAGGGGGACACACTGCCATG GTTCACTTTGGATACAGTAATCAGTTGGAAATCCACAAATGCTGAGGTGGAGAAAAGGAGTATGGCACTGGAGAGAAAGGAGGTGAACAATGTGGGGaaacaggagaaaaaagaaaagcaaaaggaACAGACCAAACTGCATGAAGTGATAGAAAAGGTAACAAAGGCGATGGAGGCAAAAGGAGAGCAAGATATAGCACTGGCGGAGCACAAAAATGATGACAAGATGACGTCCCATTGTGATGACGAGAAACATCAAAAAATAATCCCTCTGACAGGAAATCATCAGAAATTGATTCAGCAGATGACCAGAGAGCTAAAGAATGACAGAAAGCTGATGACTGAAACATCAACCAATACCCTACTGGGCTGGGGTGACCCGCACTTCTTCAGGCCTGAAGACTATGGCATGGACACAGCCGCAGAAGGAGAGAGACGCGTTGGCCAGCCTGAGAGCCACcagggaaagaagaagaaaaagaagaaatctGTTCTTAAATGGCTGAAAAAGAGACTTTGTTTCAAATGA
- the LOC134434995 gene encoding golgin subfamily A member 6-like protein 22 isoform X2, producing the protein MEQVKKMIDQDRTLTEEEKAFMMEHVVKELSQQDKALNEYVNEMEFEEEDETVMEHVKRQLEREEICEEDKIFIMEEVKDLMKKDKAQAVQVIELCEHKTEVKEEEEPLMELNIELKDMEKAPKDNGTELTNGKEELIKENGEVDQVKSLMKIEELTAEENEFIMEQLKELVQKDNSLTNQENEFSDHKTRVEVEKSLVDKGFELEKTELNEQICDEGQEKCTGQENKFIMEPLKDLIQKEKAPTAVEPKAESKVPEQELQRLLVDKETELKDQEEKTLMEYGTDLKDIEKALEDNSNDVTKEVPTQPEKSLVEKKECMEPKVELVPVKELQDKEPEKAEEHVDYQTDIKDQEKAELTRTNKEDKLMELKTEQKDLMEEPKEQGQELIDHQDNEQRLDQEQHVEGTTEETDGQANEHERMNDTHGESETTVCETQVEDMNQIRYAVHEKLERLREELEKRQHFQDIQTKFMDILRLKMHMIAHRLDAGSENNTEMQRMEAQMADKIADLERLKKGTVPTSKGMQETPGAGTEEGHEGKIEQIESVIAGVQVEVVKEKLRMAEHTIAEQQRQICVLERTAAEFMIMYKEMQKDKEEAQRHREEQDQRILQLQTLAAHLMTKMTEMERHSNEATQRREEFENTTEATERMIEDYDLRQGEHQLAMVMLDGANILNEEDGENKEKIKTPCLDLEDMRRDIWVAGDQATPGVTLVSLDQTSLTSGGQEDPLPWFSLDTVISCSSTNAEVEKMSMELEREEQKHMEKEDNEEKVIEMEKEQTKKVEPADQRKKWTGVGLETNDQREQQGEVEIEVMEEANILSEKEERKNYKVEIKTTLEDIRRDIWVTGDQATPGVTLVSLDQASPTSGQGDTLPWFTLDTVMIWNEGTELDEETTDKGEDQGTPGVTQLSVGQDSPTSGKGDTLPWFTLDTVISWKSTNAEVEKRSMALERKEVNNVGKQEKKEKQKEQTKLHEVIEKVTKAMEAKGEQDIALAEHKNDDKMTSHCDDEKHQKIIPLTGNHQKLIQQMTRELKNDRKLMTETSTNTLLGWGDPHFFRPEDYGMDTAAEGERRVGQPESHQGKKKKKKKSVLKWLKKRLCFK; encoded by the exons TGAATATGTAAACGAAATGGAATTTGAGGAAGAAGATGAAACGGTGATGGAACACGTAAAAAGGCAGCTGGAGCGAGAAGAGATTTGTGAAGAGGATAAAATATTTATCATGGAAGAGGTTAAGGATCTTATGAAGAAAGACAAAGCACAAGCAGTGCAGGTGATAGAACTATGTGAGCACAAAACTGAagtaaaggaagaggaagagcccCTTATGGAACTGAACATAGAACTAAAGGACATGGAAAAAGCACCGAAGGACAATGGAACTGAACTGACAAACGGAAAAGAAGAACTGATTAAAGAGAACGGAGAAGTGGACCAGGTAAAAAGTCTGATGAAGATTGAAGAATTGACAGCAGAGGAAAATGAATTCATCATGGAGCAGTTAAAAGAACTTGTGCAAAAAGACAACTCCCTGACTAATCAAGAAAATGAATTCTCTGATCACAAAACCAGAGTGGAAGTCGAAAAGTCACTGGTGGACAAGGGATTTGAACTGGAAAAAACAGAACTGAATGAACAGATATGTGATGAGGGACAAGAAAAATGTACAGGACAGGAAAATAAATTCATCATGGAGCCATTAAAAGATCTGATCCAGAAAGAGAAAGCCCCCACTGCAGTGGAACCCAAAGCAGAATCGAAGGTACCTGAGCAAGAGCTGCAAAGACTTCTTGTGGATAAAGAAACAGAACTCAAGGACCAAGAGGAAAAAACCCTTATGGAATATGGCACAGATCTAAAGGACATAGAAAAAGCACTGGAAGACAATAGTAATGATGTAACGAAAGAAGTCCCCACCCAACCAGAGAAATCACTTGTGGAAAAGAAAGAATGTATGGAACCCAAAGTCGAACTGGTGCCGGTGAAAGAACTGCAAGACAAAGAACCAGAAAAGGCAGAAGAACACGTGGATTATCAAACAGATATCAAGGACCAGGAAAAAGCTGAATTGACCAGGACCAACAAGGAAGACAAATTGATGGAGCTGAAAACAGAGCAGAAAGATCTCATGGAAGAACCCAAGGAACAGGGACAAGAGTTGATAGACCACCAGGATAATGAACAGCGTTTGGATCAAGAGCAGCATGTGGAAGGAACAACCGAGGAGACTGACGGGCAAGCAAATGAGCATGAGAGAATGAATGACACACATGGCGAGAGTGAGACGACAGTCTGTGAGACACAAGTTGAGGATATGAATCAGATTAGGTACGCAGTGCACGAGAAACTGGAACGGCTCAGAGAAGAGCTAGAAAAGCGCCAACATTTCCAGGATATCCAGACTAAGTTCATGGATATCCTGAGACTGAAGATGCACATGATCGCACACAGACTGGACGCCGGCAGTGAAAACAACACAGAAATGCAGAGGATGGAAGCGCAAATGGCAGACAAGATAGCAGACTTGGAGAGACTGAAGAAGGGCACCGTACCAACAAGTAAAGGGATGCAAGAAACACCTGGAGCTGGGACAGAAGAAGGCCATGAAGGAAAGATCGAGCAAATAGAGAGTGTCATTGCAGGGGTACAGGTAGAAGTAGTGAAGGAGAAACTGAGAATGGCTGAGCATACCATCGCagagcagcaaagacagatatgTGTCCTGGAGAGAACAGCAGCAGAGTTCATGATAATGTACAAGGAGATGCAGAAAGACAAAGAGGAGgcccagagacacagagaggaacaGGACCAAAGGATTCTACAACTGCAGACATTGGCTGCACACTTGATGACAAAaatgacagagatggagagacacagcAATGAGGCAACACAAAGACGAGAGGAGTTTGAAAACACAACAGAGGCAACAGAGAGAATGATAGAAGACTATGATTTGAGACAAGGCGAACACCAATTGGCAATGGTGATGTTGGATGGAGCCAACATTCTTaatgaggaggatggagaaaacaaagagaaaataaagacacCCTGTTTGGACCTTGAGGACATGAGGAGAGACATCTGGGTGGCTGGGGACCAGGCCACACCTGGTGTCACTCTGGTGTCCCTGGACCAGACCAGTCTCACCTCTGGAGGACAGGAGGATCCACTGCCATG GTTCAGTTTGGATACAGTAATCAGTTGCAGCTCCACAAATGCTGAGGTGGAGAAAATGAGTATGGAgctggagagagaagagcagaaacaCATGGAAAAAGAGGACAATGAAGAGAAGGTCATAGAAATGGAGAAGGAACAGACCAAAAAAGTTGAACCGGCTGACCAGAGAAAAAAATGGACAGGAGTAGGTCTAGAAACAAATGATCAGAGAGAACAGCAGGGAGAAGTTGAGATTGAAGTAATGGAGGAAGCTAACATACTCAgtgaaaaagaggaaagaaaaaattaCAAAGTTGAAATAAAGACAACCCTTGAGGACATCAGGAGAGACATCTGGGTGACTGGGGACCAGGCCACACCTGGTGTCACTCTGGTGTCCCTGGACCAGGCCAGTCCCACCTCAGGACAGGGGGACACACTGCCATG GTTCACTTTGGATACAGTAATGATTTGGAACGAAGGGACAGAACTAGATGAAGAAACAACTGATAAGGGAGAAGATCAGGGCACACCTGGTGTCACTCAGCTGTCTGTGGGCCAGGACAGTCCCACCTCAGGAAAGGGGGACACACTGCCATG GTTCACTTTGGATACAGTAATCAGTTGGAAATCCACAAATGCTGAGGTGGAGAAAAGGAGTATGGCACTGGAGAGAAAGGAGGTGAACAATGTGGGGaaacaggagaaaaaagaaaagcaaaaggaACAGACCAAACTGCATGAAGTGATAGAAAAGGTAACAAAGGCGATGGAGGCAAAAGGAGAGCAAGATATAGCACTGGCGGAGCACAAAAATGATGACAAGATGACGTCCCATTGTGATGACGAGAAACATCAAAAAATAATCCCTCTGACAGGAAATCATCAGAAATTGATTCAGCAGATGACCAGAGAGCTAAAGAATGACAGAAAGCTGATGACTGAAACATCAACCAATACCCTACTGGGCTGGGGTGACCCGCACTTCTTCAGGCCTGAAGACTATGGCATGGACACAGCCGCAGAAGGAGAGAGACGCGTTGGCCAGCCTGAGAGCCACcagggaaagaagaagaaaaagaagaaatctGTTCTTAAATGGCTGAAAAAGAGACTTTGTTTCAAATGA
- the LOC134470033 gene encoding enhancer of rudimentary homolog, with amino-acid sequence MSHTILLVQPTKRPEGRTYADYESVNECMEGVCKMYEEHLKRMNPNSPLITYDISQLFDFIDDLADLSCLVYRADTQTYQPYNKDWIKEKIYVLLRRQAQQAGK; translated from the exons ATG TCACACACCATTCTGTTGGTTCAGCCCACCAAGAGGCCCGAGGGAAGGACATACGCGGACTATGAGTCTGTCAACGAGTGCATGGAAG GTGTCTGCAAAATGTACGAGGAGCATCTCAAGAGGATGAACCCCAACAGTCCATTGATTACATACGACATCAGTCAACTATTCGATTTCATAGATGACTTGGCTGACCTCAGCTGCTTGGT GTACCGTGCCGACACACAGACGTACCAGCCGTATAATAAAGACTGGATAAAGGAAAAGATCTACGTGCTGCTGCGTAGACAGGCTCAGCAGGCTGGCAAGTGA